The following proteins come from a genomic window of Novosphingobium aromaticivorans DSM 12444:
- a CDS encoding histidine phosphatase family protein translates to MSSFPLYLLRHGEPEGAGRLIGLTDAPPIAAGIAACADQARNLAAEVLIASDLSRARLAGEAIALATGVPLSIDPRWRELDFGAWDGMAPGDVEGAALARFWDDPDGHAPPGGERWSALVERVSSALGDLAARPTLIVTHGGAMRAALAVLCGFDMHQTWAVDLPYNCLLTLRVWPGATPTAQIAGLYP, encoded by the coding sequence GTGAGCAGCTTTCCCCTTTATCTCCTGCGCCACGGTGAACCGGAAGGCGCGGGGCGGCTGATTGGTCTTACCGATGCGCCGCCTATTGCCGCCGGTATCGCGGCCTGCGCCGATCAGGCGCGGAATCTGGCGGCTGAAGTGCTGATCGCTTCCGACCTGTCGCGGGCGCGTTTGGCGGGCGAGGCCATTGCCCTTGCGACCGGTGTGCCGCTGTCAATCGATCCGCGCTGGCGCGAACTGGACTTTGGCGCATGGGACGGGATGGCTCCCGGCGATGTAGAAGGCGCGGCACTGGCGCGGTTCTGGGACGATCCCGATGGCCATGCGCCGCCCGGTGGAGAACGCTGGTCGGCGCTGGTGGAACGAGTATCCAGCGCCCTTGGCGATCTGGCCGCGCGGCCGACGCTGATCGTCACGCATGGAGGCGCGATGCGGGCGGCGCTGGCGGTGTTGTGCGGGTTTGACATGCACCAGACGTGGGCCGTTGACCTGCCCTACAATTGCCTGCTGACGTTGCGCGTCTGGCCCGGAGCAACCCCCACGGCACAGATCGCGGGGCTTTATCCGTGA
- the cobF gene encoding precorrin-6A synthase (deacetylating) — MIDLHLIGIGTGNPDHLTAQAVAAMNRADLILLPRKGQAKSDLIDLRREICAQVLTGPTRIVEFDLPVRGNGATYLDDVNAWHDAIADAWRVQIAEHLPGGGKLALLVWGDPSLYDSTLRIADRLRSAGVEIAVRVVPGITSIQALTAAHAMPLNPLAGPVTITTGRLLRAHGWPAGADTIVVMLDSGCAFEGLQPQGITIWWGAYLGMAHEALEQGPLAQAGPRIALRRAELRARHGWIMDVYLMRRELADGT; from the coding sequence ATGATCGACCTCCACCTGATCGGTATCGGCACTGGCAACCCCGATCACCTGACAGCGCAGGCTGTCGCGGCGATGAACCGTGCCGACCTGATCCTGTTGCCGCGCAAGGGGCAGGCCAAGTCCGATCTGATCGACCTGCGCCGGGAGATCTGCGCGCAGGTGCTGACGGGGCCAACGCGGATTGTGGAATTTGACTTGCCAGTGCGCGGCAATGGGGCCACTTATCTGGATGACGTCAACGCTTGGCATGATGCCATTGCCGATGCGTGGCGGGTGCAGATCGCCGAACATTTGCCCGGCGGTGGCAAGCTGGCGCTGCTCGTCTGGGGTGATCCCTCGCTGTATGACAGCACCTTGCGCATTGCTGACCGGCTGCGCAGCGCGGGGGTGGAAATCGCCGTGCGGGTGGTGCCGGGCATCACCAGTATTCAGGCGCTGACCGCTGCCCATGCCATGCCGTTGAACCCGCTGGCCGGCCCGGTGACGATCACCACCGGGCGGCTGCTGCGCGCCCATGGCTGGCCTGCCGGAGCCGACACGATTGTCGTGATGCTTGACAGCGGTTGCGCGTTCGAGGGGCTGCAACCGCAAGGCATCACCATCTGGTGGGGCGCTTATCTGGGCATGGCGCACGAGGCGCTGGAACAGGGCCCCCTGGCGCAAGCCGGTCCCCGGATCGCGTTGCGCCGGGCGGAACTGCGCGCGCGCCATGGCTGGATCATGGATGTCTATCTCATGCGAAGGGAATTGGCCGATGGAACCTGA
- the cobO gene encoding cob(I)yrinic acid a,c-diamide adenosyltransferase, whose amino-acid sequence MEPENQVEVAGGDARHAEKMRKKQTAQAKIMASKTREQGLLIVHTGKGKGKTSAALGMVVRAIGHGMKVGVVQFVKGAMKTGEKAVFDAFPDNVEFKPMGEGFTWDTQDRTRDIAAARAGWDEVKRMIADPSYHMVLADELNIVLRYDYLPVDEVVAVLTARDMMKHVIVTGRNAPEALIEAADLVTEMTMVKHPFRSGVKAQAGIEF is encoded by the coding sequence ATGGAACCTGAAAACCAAGTAGAAGTTGCAGGCGGCGATGCCCGCCACGCCGAAAAGATGCGCAAGAAGCAGACCGCGCAGGCCAAGATCATGGCCAGCAAGACCCGCGAACAGGGCCTGCTGATCGTCCACACCGGCAAGGGCAAGGGCAAAACCAGCGCGGCGCTGGGCATGGTGGTTCGCGCCATTGGCCACGGCATGAAAGTGGGGGTGGTCCAGTTTGTCAAAGGGGCGATGAAAACGGGTGAAAAGGCCGTGTTCGATGCCTTTCCCGACAATGTCGAATTCAAGCCGATGGGCGAGGGTTTTACCTGGGACACGCAGGACCGCACACGCGATATCGCGGCCGCCCGCGCCGGCTGGGACGAGGTCAAGCGCATGATCGCCGATCCCAGCTATCACATGGTGCTGGCCGACGAACTGAACATCGTGCTGCGGTATGATTATCTGCCGGTCGATGAAGTGGTGGCGGTGCTGACCGCGCGCGACATGATGAAGCACGTTATCGTCACAGGCCGCAACGCCCCCGAGGCGCTGATCGAGGCGGCCGACCTTGTTACCGAAATGACCATGGTCAAGCATCCATTCCGCTCCGGCGTGAAGGCCCAGGCCGGCATTGAATTTTGA
- the bluB gene encoding 5,6-dimethylbenzimidazole synthase, which translates to MSAVPPVFGAEFAEQFMQLLRWRRDVRHFDRRAVGEADMRALLACASLAPSVGNAQPWRFVRVRTPDIREALAAHADGQSAQAAERYAGQARHDHYLSLKLHGLREAPELMAVFCDELPEAGHGLGIATMPEMLRYSCVLAIHNLWLAARLRGIGLGWVSIVDPPLVQAMLDVPAHWSLIALLCIGYPADTSDTPELERHGWQPREPWSDRVFER; encoded by the coding sequence CTGAGCGCGGTCCCGCCTGTGTTCGGCGCGGAATTTGCGGAGCAATTCATGCAATTGCTGCGCTGGCGGCGCGATGTCCGGCATTTCGACCGCCGCGCCGTGGGCGAAGCGGACATGCGCGCGCTGCTGGCCTGTGCCTCGCTTGCGCCGTCGGTCGGCAATGCGCAGCCGTGGCGATTTGTGCGGGTGCGGACGCCTGACATCCGCGAGGCGCTGGCCGCCCATGCCGATGGGCAAAGTGCACAAGCGGCGGAGCGTTATGCCGGGCAGGCGCGGCACGATCACTACCTGTCGCTAAAGCTGCACGGCTTGCGTGAAGCGCCCGAACTGATGGCGGTGTTCTGCGATGAACTGCCCGAGGCGGGGCACGGCCTTGGCATTGCCACCATGCCTGAAATGCTGCGATATTCCTGTGTGCTGGCGATCCACAATCTCTGGCTCGCGGCACGGCTGCGCGGCATTGGCCTTGGCTGGGTGTCGATCGTTGATCCGCCTTTGGTTCAGGCCATGCTGGATGTACCCGCGCATTGGTCGCTGATCGCGCTGCTGTGCATTGGCTATCCGGCAGACACATCCGACACACCCGAACTGGAACGGCACGGTTGGCAACCGCGTGAACCGTGGAGCGACCGGGTGTTCGAACGATGA
- a CDS encoding cobalt-precorrin-6A reductase, which translates to MPNVLLLGGTTEASALARLLGARGIATTLSYAGRTENPRAQPVPVRVGGFGGVAGLADYLRHHRVTHLVDATHPFAATMSSHAVEAARLAGVPHVALTRRAWQPVAGDRWTRVASIDGAVAALAGHSRRVMLALGRMHVAAFAAQPQHHYLLRFVDAPDQPPGLPHHTLIVDRGPFTATGDSALMEAHAIDLVVCKNAGGQGAEAKLIAARDLGLPVLMIDRPAVPGRAECYRPEDVLVWLGHDAEPKAERDV; encoded by the coding sequence ATGCCCAACGTCCTCCTGCTGGGCGGCACGACAGAGGCCAGCGCGCTTGCCCGCCTGCTTGGCGCGCGGGGCATTGCGACGACGCTCAGCTATGCCGGACGGACCGAAAACCCCCGCGCTCAACCGGTGCCGGTGCGTGTCGGCGGGTTCGGCGGTGTGGCGGGGCTGGCCGATTATCTGCGCCACCACCGCGTGACTCATCTGGTGGACGCGACCCACCCCTTTGCCGCAACGATGAGCAGCCATGCCGTGGAGGCGGCCCGCCTGGCCGGAGTGCCTCATGTAGCGCTGACCCGCCGGGCGTGGCAACCGGTCGCCGGAGACCGCTGGACCCGCGTTGCCAGCATCGACGGTGCGGTGGCAGCGCTGGCCGGGCACTCCCGCCGCGTAATGCTGGCGCTGGGCCGGATGCATGTGGCAGCCTTCGCTGCCCAGCCGCAGCATCATTATCTGTTGCGCTTTGTCGATGCGCCAGACCAGCCGCCGGGCTTGCCCCATCACACCCTGATCGTCGATCGCGGGCCGTTCACCGCCACAGGCGACAGCGCATTGATGGAGGCGCACGCCATCGATCTGGTGGTGTGCAAGAACGCTGGCGGGCAAGGCGCAGAGGCCAAGCTGATCGCCGCACGGGATCTGGGCCTGCCGGTCCTGATGATTGATCGCCCTGCCGTTCCGGGCCGGGCCGAATGCTATCGCCCGGAAGATGTACTGGTCTGGCTGGGTCATGACGCCGAACCCAAGGCCGAACGCGACGTGTAG
- the cobT gene encoding nicotinate-nucleotide--dimethylbenzimidazole phosphoribosyltransferase, with product MSRFASLAAFEAALERLPVADADAITAARARQASLTKPAGSLGRLEDIAVFMAGWQGTAQPVIEQGRAAIFAGNHGFVVHGVSAFPASVTAAMVGNFAAGGAAINALAGAAGLDLRVIALDLDRPTADFTIAAAMDETECLAALAAGAAVVEPGLHLLVVGEMGIGNSTAAAALCARSYGGSPAQWAGPGTGVDAGGIARKVAVVERALAFHADAPDTPFEILRRLGGREIAGVAGAVLEARRLRIPVVLDGFISCAALAPLAAAVPAITDHCLAGHCSAEPGHIRLLEHLGLDPLLSLGMRLGEGSGAALAVSVIRAALATHNGMATFAQAGVADGL from the coding sequence ATGAGCCGGTTTGCGTCCCTTGCCGCCTTTGAAGCGGCGCTTGAGCGTTTGCCTGTGGCCGATGCGGACGCCATCACCGCTGCGCGGGCGCGGCAGGCCAGCCTGACCAAGCCCGCCGGATCGCTGGGGCGACTGGAAGACATCGCGGTGTTTATGGCCGGATGGCAGGGCACGGCGCAGCCGGTGATCGAACAGGGCCGCGCGGCGATCTTTGCCGGGAATCATGGCTTCGTTGTCCACGGGGTCAGCGCCTTTCCCGCCAGCGTGACTGCCGCGATGGTCGGCAATTTCGCTGCCGGAGGTGCCGCCATCAACGCACTGGCCGGGGCCGCCGGACTTGATCTGCGGGTCATCGCACTCGATCTGGACCGGCCCACGGCGGACTTCACCATCGCTGCGGCAATGGACGAGACGGAGTGCCTTGCTGCACTTGCTGCCGGAGCGGCGGTGGTGGAGCCGGGGCTGCACCTGCTGGTCGTTGGCGAAATGGGCATTGGCAATTCAACCGCCGCCGCCGCGCTTTGCGCGCGCAGTTATGGCGGCAGTCCCGCGCAATGGGCCGGGCCGGGAACGGGCGTTGATGCGGGCGGAATTGCGCGCAAGGTAGCCGTGGTAGAGCGGGCGCTGGCCTTTCATGCCGATGCGCCGGACACCCCGTTTGAAATCCTGCGCCGGTTGGGCGGGCGCGAAATCGCAGGCGTTGCCGGGGCCGTGCTGGAGGCGCGCCGTCTGCGCATCCCGGTGGTGCTGGACGGGTTCATCAGTTGCGCCGCACTGGCGCCGCTGGCCGCCGCCGTTCCGGCGATCACCGATCATTGTCTGGCGGGCCATTGTTCGGCTGAACCGGGGCATATCCGCTTGCTGGAGCATCTGGGCCTTGATCCCCTGCTGTCGCTGGGGATGCGATTGGGCGAAGGCAGCGGCGCGGCGCTGGCCGTGTCGGTAATCCGGGCAGCGCTGGCCACGCACAACGGCATGGCCACTTTTGCGCAGGCCGGGGTGGCAGACGGCCTGTGA
- a CDS encoding cobyrinate a,c-diamide synthase codes for MSARHQTPGLMIAAPASGTGKTTVMLGLLRALTEDGLAVQPFKSGPDYIDPAFHRAASGRPSFNLDSWAMEDDLIAAIAAQAGGADMVLAEGSMGLFDGVASKGASGNGASADMARRMGWPIVLVLDVSGQAQSAAATALGFSSLDPGLPFAGVILNRVASPRHERLVRKGMEAVGIPVLGALPRRGDLTLPERHLGLVQAVEHPDLDRAIAEFAAFLRAHVDLDVIRLAAGAAPQADGGNLPAPPAQRIAMARDAAFSFVYPHLIEGWRRAGAEILPFSPLADEAPAAHADLVWLPGGYPELHAGTIAAAATFLSGLRCHAQTRPVHGECGGYMVLGQGLIDKSGERHRMAGLLGLVTSHAQRKMHLGYRHAELLVPVSRLAAGTRLRGHEFHYSTIAEQSDAPLALVTDAEGAAVAESGSHRGHVTGSYFHMIAPASCRDAQ; via the coding sequence ATGAGCGCGCGCCACCAGACTCCGGGATTGATGATCGCCGCCCCCGCATCGGGCACAGGCAAGACCACGGTGATGCTGGGCCTGCTGCGCGCCCTGACCGAAGACGGGCTGGCGGTGCAGCCGTTCAAGAGCGGGCCGGACTATATCGACCCGGCGTTTCACCGCGCGGCGAGTGGCAGGCCGTCGTTCAATCTCGATAGCTGGGCGATGGAGGACGATCTGATCGCTGCCATTGCGGCGCAGGCCGGGGGCGCGGACATGGTGCTGGCCGAAGGGTCGATGGGGTTGTTCGATGGCGTGGCCAGCAAGGGTGCGTCGGGCAATGGTGCCAGCGCCGACATGGCCCGCCGGATGGGCTGGCCGATCGTGCTGGTGCTGGATGTGTCGGGGCAGGCGCAGTCCGCCGCCGCCACCGCGCTGGGGTTCAGCAGCCTTGATCCGGGGCTGCCATTTGCCGGGGTGATCCTGAACCGCGTGGCCAGTCCGCGTCATGAACGGCTGGTGCGCAAGGGCATGGAGGCGGTGGGCATTCCGGTGCTGGGCGCCCTGCCAAGGCGCGGCGACCTGACCCTGCCCGAACGCCATCTGGGGCTGGTTCAGGCGGTGGAGCATCCCGACCTTGATCGCGCGATTGCCGAGTTTGCAGCGTTCCTGCGCGCCCATGTCGATCTTGACGTTATTCGCCTTGCCGCTGGTGCCGCACCACAAGCCGACGGCGGCAACCTGCCTGCCCCTCCGGCCCAGCGGATCGCCATGGCGCGCGATGCGGCCTTTTCGTTCGTCTACCCGCATCTGATCGAAGGCTGGCGGCGCGCCGGGGCGGAGATCCTGCCATTCTCGCCGCTGGCCGATGAAGCGCCTGCCGCCCATGCCGATCTGGTGTGGTTGCCCGGCGGCTATCCCGAACTGCACGCCGGGACCATTGCGGCGGCTGCAACATTCCTGTCCGGCCTGCGCTGCCATGCGCAAACGCGGCCCGTGCACGGCGAATGCGGCGGCTATATGGTGCTGGGGCAGGGGTTGATCGACAAGAGCGGAGAACGGCACCGGATGGCCGGGCTGCTGGGGCTTGTCACCAGCCATGCCCAGCGCAAGATGCACCTTGGCTATCGCCATGCCGAACTGCTGGTGCCGGTATCGCGCCTTGCCGCCGGGACCAGGCTGCGCGGGCACGAGTTCCACTATTCAACCATTGCCGAACAGAGCGACGCGCCGCTGGCGCTTGTGACCGATGCCGAAGGCGCGGCGGTGGCCGAAAGCGGATCGCATCGCGGCCATGTCACCGGCAGCTATTTCCACATGATCGCGCCCGCTTCGTGCCGAGATGCCCAATGA
- the cobJ gene encoding precorrin-3B C(17)-methyltransferase, with protein sequence MSGWLAIAGLGPGDEALITPEVTAALAGASDVIGYIPYVARIAPRAGLTLHPSDNRVELDRAAHALELAAQGRRVVVVSSGDPGVFAMAAAVFEALEAGPAHWRDLDIRVLPGITAMLAASARAGAPLGHDFCAINLSDNLKPWNLIEKRLRLAAEADFAMAFYNPRSKARPEGFERVLELLREVCGPDRPILFARAVSTPDEQLRIVPLGQARADMADMRTMVIVGSSLTRIIERTSGRKLGPILYTSRSALGSAS encoded by the coding sequence ATGAGCGGCTGGCTGGCCATCGCCGGTCTGGGGCCGGGCGACGAGGCGCTGATTACGCCCGAAGTCACCGCCGCTCTGGCCGGGGCAAGCGATGTCATCGGCTATATTCCCTATGTCGCCCGGATCGCCCCGCGCGCCGGGCTGACACTGCATCCGTCCGATAACCGGGTGGAGCTGGACCGGGCCGCCCATGCGCTGGAACTCGCGGCGCAGGGGCGGCGCGTGGTGGTGGTATCATCGGGCGATCCGGGCGTTTTCGCGATGGCCGCCGCCGTGTTCGAGGCGCTGGAGGCAGGCCCGGCCCACTGGCGCGATCTCGACATCCGGGTGCTGCCCGGCATCACCGCGATGCTGGCCGCCAGCGCGCGGGCGGGGGCGCCGCTGGGTCATGATTTTTGCGCGATCAATCTGTCGGACAATCTCAAGCCGTGGAATTTGATCGAAAAACGGTTGCGGCTGGCGGCAGAGGCGGACTTTGCCATGGCCTTCTACAACCCGAGGTCAAAAGCCCGGCCCGAAGGTTTCGAACGTGTGCTGGAATTGCTGCGCGAAGTGTGCGGCCCGGATCGCCCGATCTTGTTCGCCCGCGCCGTATCGACGCCCGACGAGCAATTGCGGATCGTACCGCTGGGTCAGGCCCGTGCAGACATGGCCGACATGCGGACCATGGTGATCGTCGGATCAAGCCTGACGCGGATCATCGAACGGACAAGTGGGCGAAAGCTCGGTCCGATCCTCTACACGTCGCGTTCGGCCTTGGGTTCGGCGTCATGA
- a CDS encoding bifunctional cobalt-precorrin-7 (C(5))-methyltransferase/cobalt-precorrin-6B (C(15))-methyltransferase yields the protein MAPEAWLTIIGIGEDGPDGLSAAARTALAQAGLVMGPARHLSLLPAITCTMIEWPVPFADGIALLMQHRGQRVVMLASGDPFWFGAGSSVARLLDPGEWVAIPAPSTFTLAVARLGWPVQDVACLGLHAAPLDRLKPHLAPGRRVIALLRDGAAVAALADYLTGQGFGASALHVMEALGGPRERVRTARAEGLSFTDIAHPVAAGIECAGHGPSLPLTAGRPDHWFASDGQLTKRPVRALTLSALAPCAGELLWDIGAGSGSIGIEWLLAHLANRACAIEADPVRADRVRANAAALGVDRLKVVVGIAPDALPPGPLPDAVFIGGGLSEALLDTLWARLPAGTRLVTNAVTLESEALLARWHGQKGGSLLRIELADAAPLGNRHGWRARYPVVQWSVTL from the coding sequence ATGGCTCCTGAAGCGTGGTTGACGATCATCGGCATTGGCGAGGACGGGCCGGACGGCCTTTCCGCCGCCGCCCGCACGGCGCTGGCGCAGGCCGGACTGGTCATGGGACCGGCACGGCACCTGTCGCTGCTGCCCGCGATTACCTGTACCATGATCGAATGGCCAGTACCCTTTGCCGATGGCATTGCCCTGCTGATGCAACATCGCGGGCAGCGGGTGGTGATGCTGGCATCGGGCGATCCGTTCTGGTTCGGGGCGGGAAGCAGTGTGGCGCGCCTGCTTGATCCGGGCGAATGGGTGGCGATCCCCGCGCCTTCCACTTTCACGCTGGCGGTTGCGCGGCTGGGCTGGCCGGTTCAGGATGTGGCCTGTCTTGGTCTCCATGCCGCGCCGTTAGATCGGCTCAAGCCCCACCTGGCACCAGGGCGGCGCGTCATTGCACTGTTGCGCGATGGCGCGGCGGTGGCCGCGCTGGCGGACTATCTGACCGGCCAAGGCTTTGGCGCGTCAGCGTTGCATGTGATGGAAGCGCTGGGCGGGCCGCGCGAACGGGTTCGCACCGCGCGCGCCGAGGGGCTGTCTTTCACCGACATCGCCCATCCGGTAGCGGCCGGGATCGAGTGTGCCGGGCATGGCCCGTCCTTGCCGCTGACGGCGGGCCGACCGGACCACTGGTTTGCGTCCGACGGGCAGTTGACCAAGCGTCCGGTACGCGCGCTGACGCTATCGGCGCTGGCCCCGTGTGCGGGTGAGCTGCTGTGGGATATTGGCGCGGGATCGGGATCGATCGGGATCGAATGGCTGCTGGCCCACCTGGCCAACCGGGCCTGTGCGATAGAGGCGGATCCGGTGCGCGCGGACCGTGTGCGGGCCAACGCCGCTGCGCTGGGCGTTGATCGGCTGAAAGTTGTCGTCGGGATTGCGCCGGATGCCCTGCCACCGGGACCATTGCCCGATGCGGTGTTCATCGGCGGTGGTTTATCGGAAGCCTTGCTGGACACGCTATGGGCACGTTTGCCCGCCGGAACGCGGCTGGTGACCAATGCGGTGACGCTGGAATCAGAAGCGCTGCTAGCCCGGTGGCATGGCCAGAAGGGCGGGAGCCTCCTGCGCATCGAACTGGCCGACGCCGCACCGCTGGGCAACCGGCACGGCTGGCGCGCGCGCTATCCGGTGGTGCAATGGAGCGTGACGCTGTGA
- the cobM gene encoding precorrin-4 C(11)-methyltransferase, whose translation MTVHFIGAGPGAPDLLTLRGRDLIAGSPVCLYAGSLIPVAVLDHCPPGARIVNTAPLELDQIMAEIAAAHAAGHDVARLHSGDLSVWSAMGEQLRRLRALDIPFTITPGVPAFAAAAAALEAELTLPALAQSLVLTRTPGRASTMPPAESLANFAVTGATLAIHLSVHNLAQVVADLTPAYGADCPVAVVWRASWPDQRIVRATLDTIEQAIAGSMERTALILVGRVLAAQDFAESSLYAPGYDRRFRPQDATSRFGGAAE comes from the coding sequence ATGACCGTCCACTTCATTGGCGCCGGTCCCGGCGCGCCCGATCTTCTCACTTTGCGCGGACGCGATCTGATCGCGGGCAGCCCGGTGTGCCTTTATGCCGGGTCGCTGATCCCGGTCGCCGTGCTGGATCATTGCCCGCCGGGCGCCCGGATCGTGAACACCGCGCCGCTGGAACTGGACCAGATCATGGCCGAAATCGCCGCCGCCCATGCCGCCGGGCACGATGTGGCGCGGCTGCATTCGGGCGATCTTTCGGTGTGGTCTGCCATGGGCGAGCAGTTGCGCCGCCTGCGCGCGCTGGACATTCCCTTTACGATCACACCCGGCGTCCCGGCTTTCGCCGCCGCCGCCGCTGCGCTGGAGGCAGAGCTGACCCTGCCCGCGCTGGCGCAATCGCTGGTGCTGACCCGCACACCGGGCCGCGCCAGCACGATGCCGCCCGCCGAAAGCCTGGCCAACTTTGCCGTGACCGGCGCGACGCTGGCCATTCACCTTTCGGTTCACAATCTGGCGCAAGTGGTGGCGGACCTGACGCCGGCCTATGGCGCGGATTGCCCCGTCGCGGTGGTCTGGCGCGCCAGTTGGCCCGATCAGCGGATCGTGCGCGCCACGCTCGACACTATTGAACAGGCCATCGCCGGGAGCATGGAGCGCACCGCCCTGATCCTGGTCGGGCGGGTGCTGGCGGCGCAGGATTTTGCCGAAAGCAGCCTCTATGCGCCCGGTTATGATCGCCGGTTCAGGCCGCAGGATGCCACGTCACGTTTTGGCGGTGCGGCCGAATGA
- a CDS encoding adenosylcobinamide-GDP ribazoletransferase has product MRGFIIALQFLTRLPMPAPLRTIVVDDAAFARSMRWFPAVGLVIGAAVAGAAWAGALVDHRLGALAALIVWVGVTGALHLDGLADLADASGAAHKDRERLLAVLADPHVGSFGVVAIVLQLLSKLVLLDMLVDARAFGALVLVPFAARIGPLVWTWWLMPLHQGLAARFRSAIGPIDLAGWAAALAAAAWFTPALLVTPLLVLWWGWHVRRALGGISGDGHGAGIELIETGLLLSVAITGLWIHTT; this is encoded by the coding sequence GTGAGGGGCTTCATCATCGCCCTGCAATTCCTGACGCGGCTGCCTATGCCAGCTCCACTGCGGACAATCGTCGTGGATGATGCCGCGTTTGCCCGGTCGATGCGCTGGTTTCCCGCTGTAGGCCTGGTTATTGGTGCAGCGGTTGCGGGAGCCGCATGGGCAGGCGCGCTGGTCGATCACCGGCTGGGCGCATTAGCCGCACTGATCGTCTGGGTGGGCGTGACCGGCGCGCTGCACCTTGATGGCCTGGCCGACCTCGCCGATGCCAGCGGCGCGGCGCATAAAGATCGCGAGCGGCTGCTGGCCGTTCTGGCCGATCCCCATGTCGGCAGCTTCGGCGTTGTCGCGATTGTGCTCCAACTGCTGAGCAAGTTGGTGCTGCTGGATATGCTGGTGGATGCACGGGCGTTTGGCGCGCTGGTACTGGTGCCGTTTGCCGCGCGCATCGGCCCGCTGGTGTGGACATGGTGGCTGATGCCGCTGCATCAGGGGCTGGCGGCTCGATTCCGTTCCGCCATCGGCCCGATCGATCTTGCGGGCTGGGCGGCCGCGCTGGCAGCGGCGGCGTGGTTCACTCCGGCGCTGCTTGTCACACCATTGCTCGTTCTGTGGTGGGGGTGGCACGTGCGCCGCGCGTTGGGCGGGATTTCCGGCGATGGCCATGGTGCAGGCATCGAGTTGATCGAAACCGGCTTGCTGCTGAGCGTGGCAATCACGGGCCTATGGATACACACGACATGA
- a CDS encoding DUF1636 domain-containing protein — translation MLIPVEDGPAIVACNTCRHSADAREDSAGTRGGAQLVAALRQVQESDARYAGVAVQEMPCLFACTDFCTIHLRAPGKVGYVLGRFTPDEDAATAILDYAVHYAASEHGRVPFKQWPQGVKGHFITRTPPQGFVAE, via the coding sequence ATGCTGATACCCGTGGAGGACGGCCCCGCTATCGTGGCCTGCAACACTTGCCGCCATAGCGCCGATGCGCGTGAGGACTCCGCCGGGACGCGCGGCGGCGCGCAACTGGTGGCGGCGCTGCGACAGGTACAGGAGAGCGACGCGCGCTATGCCGGGGTGGCGGTGCAGGAGATGCCGTGCCTGTTCGCCTGCACCGATTTCTGCACAATCCACCTGCGCGCGCCCGGCAAGGTCGGCTATGTTCTGGGCCGGTTCACGCCGGACGAGGACGCCGCCACCGCCATTCTGGACTATGCGGTCCACTATGCCGCCAGCGAACATGGCCGGGTGCCGTTCAAGCAATGGCCGCAAGGCGTGAAGGGGCATTTCATAACCCGCACCCCGCCGCAGGGCTTCGTTGCGGAATGA
- a CDS encoding cobalamin biosynthesis protein — translation MIIAGFGFRSGVGLPSLRAAFALAEQGQPPVTHLATAQDKLAALLPLAEALGLPLMGVASDALAAVSTPTRSIASLNARHVGSVAEASALAAAGAGARLLSPRHISPDRMATCAIAASVNLQGTPT, via the coding sequence GTGATCATCGCCGGGTTCGGCTTTCGGTCAGGCGTCGGCCTGCCTTCGCTGCGCGCGGCGTTCGCGCTGGCGGAGCAGGGGCAACCGCCGGTGACGCATCTGGCCACGGCGCAAGACAAGCTCGCAGCGCTGCTCCCTCTGGCCGAAGCGCTGGGCCTGCCGCTGATGGGCGTGGCGTCCGATGCACTGGCTGCCGTTTCCACCCCCACGCGCTCCATCGCCAGCCTGAACGCTCGTCACGTCGGCAGCGTGGCCGAAGCGTCCGCGCTTGCCGCTGCTGGCGCGGGTGCGCGCCTGCTGTCGCCGCGCCACATCTCCCCCGATCGCATGGCGACGTGCGCCATTGCTGCCAGTGTCAACCTTCAGGGAACCCCGACATGA